Genomic window (Nitrospirales bacterium LBB_01):
AGAGCCGTAAAAAACGTAATTATCAGGAAATGTCTGCAATCTTGCTCTTTCCCTGTTGGTTAATGCCCTGTTTTCTTTCCAATGGTAAACATGAGTTCCGCCGCCGCCGCTCCCTGTAATAGTGTAAGCGGGCTTATCAGGGTCAAGTCTTTTATAAATCTGGCTTATCTTTGCTCCTTTTACGTTCAACCTTAAATCTTTAGGTAAAAAGGCAGTGAAAGCGTTTTCCCCAGGTTTTATAAACTTCAAGCGGTCAATGACCTGCTGGGATTGTCTTGTTAATTCATTGTTTGGTACATCTTGAGATATTGGGGGGGTTTCAATAGCTTCTCTGCATGTTATAGGTGAGCGATGAGTAGTTGCAGGTACATAAAATTTTATATTTATATCATTACGGATTCCTATTATAATTATTCTATGTCTTGCCTGCGGCACTCCATATTGTTCAAATTTATATAAGTGCGGCGTGATAACATATCCTGCTTCTTGCAAATCGTTTAATATTTTGTCAAACGAATTTCCATCATTAGCGTTTCTTAACCCCCCGACATTTTCTGCCATGAAAAATTTCGGCTGGAAATGTTTTAATGCCTTTACCCCATATGAATATAAGGGGCCGTAAACTCCGTTCATACCCTTCTGTTCGCCAACTACGCTGAAATCATTGCAAGGGAAACCAAAGGCTAAAGCATCAATCTCTGATATTTTCTTTAATGTTTCAAAGTCAAGTTTTCTAATATCACAACAAATAACTGACTTTGGATTGTCTGGACAGATATTGTGGCGGTATGTTGTACAAGTATCTTTGTCATAATCTGTTGACCATACATGAGAAATAAAGAAAGACCTGCCGCCTGCAATAACCTTTGCTGATTTAGCGCCAAGAGCTAACCCGCCTGGGCCGCTAAATAATTCACCAAATCTAAAATCCATATAGCATCATTATAACAACAATCCAAGATTTTCTCAATACTCCTTTTGACTTTTTCCTCCCTTAGATGTCATAATGTGCGGGGGTATGATATAAGATGGATGTGTTGATAGCGGGCGGAGGGATTTCAGGTTTAAGTCTTGCTTTTTTGCTGTTAAAAAGCAGGCCGGAACTTAATGTTGTTGTCTATGAGTCGGAGCCGAAGTTAGGCGGGAAAATTTGGACTGAAAAACAGGACGGCTATACGTTAGAAGGCGGCGTTAACGGCTTTTTAGATAACAGACCGAAAACCCTTGAGCTTGCCAATATGCTAAACTTAGAGCCGTTAAGCAGCAGCGACACGGCAAGAAAACGCTATATTTACAAAGGCGGAGGGCTGCGGCAAATAATGGACTCGCCGCTTGGATTTATGACTTCTGACTTATTAAGCCTCAGAGGCAAACTACGGCTGCTCTATGAGACCGTTGCCCCACGCAACTGTCAGGATGATGAGTCACTGCGGGATTTTGCCGTAAGAAGACTTGGACGTGAGGCATTTGAGACACTGATTGAGCCTATGGCTTCAGGCATTTATGCCGGAGACGCCACAAAGCTCTCTCTGAAATCATGTTTTCCTAAAATCAACAATCTTGAGCAGGCATACGGTGGGCTTATCCGCGGCATGGTCAGGATGAAGTGGGATGCACGGAAAAGTAGGCGCGAGGTGTCAGCCGGGCCCGGCGGTAAACTTACATCATTTGAAGGCGGAATGGGCTCACTTATAGACGCACTTAAAGAAAAACTTGGTCAGAGAGTCAAAACCGGAGCCAAAATTGTCTCAATAGATAAAGCACAAAGCGGATATACGGTCACTCTGGATAACGGCAAAACAGTATCAGCCGACAGAGTTGTTCTGTCAACACCGGCATACGCATCTGCCGAGATAGTCAGAGACTTTGACGCCTCTATGACACGGGAACTTGCTAAAATCCCATATCCAAGTGTAGCCGTGGTGTGTATGGGATTTAAGACTGATAGCTTCAAACAGGTTTTTGATGGATTTGGTTTTTTGGTTCCATCGGTGGCAAACACAAGGATACTGGGCACATTGTGCGATTCGTGTATATTTCCAGGCAGAGCGCCTGAGGGATTTCTATTACTGCGTACAATGATAGGGGGCGCCAGAGCATCAGAGTTAGCCAATAAGAGTGACTCCGAGCTGACGACTCTGGTAATGGAGGAACTTTCCAGTATAATGGGAATTCAGGGAGAGCCAGAGCTTATAAAAATCTACCGGCACGAACGTGCCATTCCCCAGTACAATGTAGGACATGCGGCAATTTTAGATCGTCTTCAACAATTACAGAGAAAACATATAGGGCTTTACCTGCATGGTAATTCGTACAAAGGAATAGGGGTAAACGACTGTATTGAGAGCTCCTTTAAGTTATCAGGCGAAATACTGAATTCCATGTAACAGTTAGAATTATTAACAGCATAAAAGGAGGTATTCATTAGTGACTGAGCAGGAGATAGTTGAAAAACTGAGGGCAGGCAATGAGGTGTTCAAAAAGATTGAGGATGAACACAGGACATTGGACAAACAGATTGACGAATACGACACAAAGGTCTATCTGACGCTGGATGAGGACATGCACAGAAAGATGCTCCAAAAGGAAAAGCTGCAAAGAAAAGACAAGTTAGCGGAGATGATCAGGGAGTTCAAAAAGTTTACAAATTAGTTATTTGAGGAGGTGAGAGTGAGAAGTGATCAGATAAAAAAGGGGCTTGAACGAGTGCCGCACAGGAGTCTTTTATACGCTACAGGGATTCCGCGCTCTGAAATGGAGAAGCCGTTCATCGGAGTAGCTACGAGTTTTACAGATATAATTCCCGGGCATACCGGAATGAGAGACATGGAGCGGTTTATAGAAAAAGGGGTGCACACAGGGGGCGGCTATCCGTTTTTCTTTGGAGTGCCTGGAATATGCGATGGAATAGCTATGGGTCACAGTGGGATGCACTATTCGCTGCCGTCTCGGGAACTCATAGCTGACATGGTAGAGGCGATAGCTAATGCTCATCAACTGGACGGTCTTGTGCTGTTAACCAACTGCGATAAGATTACTCCGGGAATGCTTATGGCGGCAGCACGAATTAACATTCCATCCATTGTAGTAACGGCAGGCCCCATGCACTCAGGTTACCTTAAAGGTAAACGACTGTCAATGGTAAATGACACGTTTGAGGCTGTTGGAAAGTACAAAAAGGGATTGTTAAACGATGCTGATTTAGAGTCGCTTGAGATGTGCGCCTGCCCGGGCACCGGTTCCTGTCAGGGCATGTACACGGCAAACACGATGGCCTGTGTGACAGAGGCTCTGGGGATGAGTTTACCGTTTACTGCAACGGCATTAGCCATATCGGCAGAGAAACGGCGCATAGCTTTTGAAAGCGGCGCCCGAATAGCTGAACTTGTCAAAAAAAATATTACCCCACGAAAAATTATGACTCAGAAGGCATTTGAAAACGCCATCCGAATTGACACTGCTCTTGGCGGCTCAACAAATACAGTTCTTCATATTCCTGCCATTGCTCATGAAGCAGGGGTAAAACTGCCGCTTGAGACATTTAATGCAATAAGCAAAACAACTCCTCACATAGCCAATATGCTCCCAGGAGGAGACAACTACCTTGAAGACCTTCACTATGCCGGTGGTATTCCTGCGGTGTTTAAACGCCTTGCTCATCTGATGCACGATCTGCCCACAGTGTCCGGTAAACGCATAAGCGATATAATCCGCACGGCCACTATTGAGGACGAGGAGGTTATAAGGCCTCTGGACAAAGCCCATCACAAAGAGGGTGGGATAGCAATTTTAAGAGGTAACCTTGCTCCGGGCGGTGCTGTTGTGAAGCAATCGGCAATCATAGAGAAAATGATGGTTTTTGAGGGTACGGCGCGTGTGTATGACTCAGAGGAGTCTGCAATGAGCGCCATTATGGATGGTAAAATCACGCACGGCGATGTTGTTGTGATTCGGTATGAGGGACCAAAGGGCGGCCCAGGTATGCGAGAGATGCTCTCCTCAACTGCAACCATTGCCGGCATGGGATTGAGTGAATCCGTAGCGCTTATCACAGATGGCAGGTTTTCCGGCGGCACGCGCGGCCCCTGCATTGGTCATATATCGCCTGAAGCTATGGAGGGAGGCACTATCGCAATCATAGAAAACGGTGATAAGATAAAAATAAACGTCCCTGCGCGCACCATTGATCTCCTTGTTGATGCCGCAGAAATAAAGCAAAGACTAAAAAAATGGAAACCACCGGAGCCTAAAATCACAACCGGCTACCTGCTTAGATACGCTCAGATGGTTACATCGGCAGGGACAGGCGCCGTTATGCAGGGCGCTAAACGCAAACGGAAATAAAGGGTAAATGCTTATTGAGTTAACTCCGGTAGAGGGTTTTCATGGTTCTAAAGAGGTAGGTTTCTATGTTTTTTAAAGTGGAAAAAAGGACTGGATTCCCGCTCGTAGGCGGGAATGACAAGAGGTGGTTTTCTTTTTTTGTCATTCCTGCGAAGGCAGGAATCCAGTTTTTTTGTTAACGGAGTTAACTGCATAGTCAATTTTAATATCTCTAATCTGTGTTCATCAGTGTTTATCTGTGGTTAATTTTTTTTTTAGCTAATTGGTCTTATGATGTGGAGTAACTGGTTGAGTGTAAACAGAGACGGACTCTTTGTGTTTGTTTATAGGCGGAGATGGAAAAACTGTGTATGCTCCCGGCAGCAGTGTTTTACCGATAATCTTGCCGCCTGTGCAGAGAACCTCTTCTGAGTCCTCTGATTGACGCATCAGACAAAAACCATCTGGCGCTCCGGTTACTCTTAAAACCACATGCGGTACGTTTAAATAGACAGATTTGGATACTATTTTCCCATTAGCGCCATGTTCTGCCCTTACATACGTACCCGATATTTCTGCGGCTGCCACCTGATTTACAGCAAACATGATAAATAGTAATGTAAAAAATATAGATTTCATCAGCCGTTATTTATTTAACATGAGCACAGCGCTTTGGCTCATAAATACTTTAGGAGTTTCCACCAAAAAAAGCCCATGTTCGTTGGCTGTTTCAATTGAGGCTTTAAAATCTTTCTCTTTAACGTGCATTTTAGGCTCAGCGATAAACATTTTAGCTCCGGGATTTAGCATAGCACTGACCTGCTTAAATAACCCGTTTTGGTCAGGCATCTCATGAACTACCCAAAAGGCAAGTACAAAATCCACTTTTTCGGTGACCTCAAGACTGTTTTCCTTACAAAGCACTGGAGTTATACGGTTGGCAACACCGGCGCATTTTGCCCTTTTTGTGAGCACTTCAAGCATCTTTGGCTGAAGGTCAACCGATGTGATGTGACCGCTGTCTCCTACAAGTTTTGCCATCCCAATTGAAAAATACCCCATGCCGCAGCCAATATCCAGCACTCTCATTCCAGCTTTCACGTATGGCGACAGGAGTTTTTTCGGCTCATGCGCCAGGTTTCTTAAAGGGTTGTCAAATGTATAAGCCAAATACCACGGGCATACGTGATGTTCTTTCACTTTATCCTCCATTTGCTTTTATTCTATCTGCGTTCATCTGTGTCATCTGCGGATTAATCTTTTTCAAGAGTTCCTTACTGTAAGTATGCCAAATCCGTTTTAGACATTGGACGTTAGTAAACATTTTAAACTACTTAAGCCCCAGCACATCCTGCATATCATAAAGTCCGGCTGGTTTGTTTTTAATCCACAGTGCCGCTCTTAGAGCGCCACGAGCAAAGGTGTCACGGCTTGAGGCCTTATGGGTTATCTCTATACGCTCACCAAGCCCTCCAAACATTACCGTGTGCTCACCCACAATGTCACCGGCTCTTACCGTTTGAATCCCGATTTCCTTTTTGCTGCGTTCTCCAATTAACCCCTTACGCTCATACACTCCAACCTCGTTTAAATCCCTACTTAAAGACTCTGCTATCACCTGAGCCATCTTAATAGCCGTTCCGCTTGGGGCGTCTTTTTTAAGCCTATGGTGAGCCTCCACTATCTCTATGTCATAATCATCGCCAAGCGTTGAGGCAACATCCTTAAGCACCCTTAGAAGAAGATTGACGCCTACCGACATGTTTGGAGCAAACACTATAGGAATCGTTTTAGCAAACTGCTTAAGTTCCTCAATTTGCGGCGCACTAAGACCTGTTGTGCCTATGACAGCAGGAATTTTAAGGGAGGCATAGGTTTTTAAATTTTCAAGTGTTGCCTCAGCCGCCGTAAACTCTATTGCCACATCCGCGCCTTTCAAAGCCTCTGAGGAATTTGATATTAAAACGCCGGTTTTAGCGCCTCCTGCCACATCGGCAAAATCTTTGCCAATTGTGCTGTGCCCAAGCCTTTCAAACGCTCCGCTAAGGGTTATGTCAGGATGCTCTGTTGCCAAAACACCGATTCTTTGTCCCATTTTGCCGGATGCTCCGGCTACTGCTACTTTTATCACTTTTTTAAACCTCCTCTATGTCGTCTTGATTATCAGCATCATCAGTAAGCGGCCCACCTGCAATCCTGTACTCATCGGCTGCCCACTTACCCAGATCTGTTAATTTACACCTCTCCGTACAAAACGGTCTGAATGGATTACCACTCCACTCTACATCTTTGCCGCACATAGGGCATTTCACCACCATCAGGTATTGTGTACATTCTCCTGAGTTTTTTTCAAGCGCTCAAGCACAACTGTTGTGACTATTCCGTTTGCAGCACCTGTCAATGTTCCCAAAAGAAGTATAATCGGCGTTATTACAAGTATTGCCCTGAAGTTTTGAATGAACAGAAGATACGCCGACAGTATTTGCCCCAAATTGTGAAAGAGCGCTCCAATTAGACTTAGTCCTACCGGACTAAATACCCTCGGCATAACCTTATAGAGCGCTCCCATAGATAGCACACTTAACACGCTGCCGCTTAAACTTAACACAAAGGCTGGGCCTAAAAATGTCCCTGTTACGATAGAGCCTCCAATGACGCGTATCAATGAGACTGTAAAAGCCGCTTTAAATCCATAAAGAGTTAACGTTATCAGTATGATGATGTTGGCTAGCCCAAACCTAAGCCACGGGACAGGTGTTGGGATAAACCTCTCAAAACCTGTAATTGCAACAGCAAATGCACTTAGCATAGCAAGCGTTAACTTCTCACGTTGTTGCATCTACTACTCCCTGCTTGTCAGGTTCCTCAACAGTTATGACGGTTCTGTTGGGAAGACAAATTATGGCGCCTCTATCTACAAACCCCTGTTTGACACAAATTTTATTCGGGCAGTTTGCCTCAGTTACGGCAACCCGTCCGCCTTTTATCTCTATATCCATAAACTCAAGATGAATACGCCTGTCTTCGTTAAGCGGATACTGGTAGAGAAGTTTGTTGTTAACCTCTATTTTTACAACAGCTCCCTGAGATACCCCCACAGAGACATAAATTAGAGCTGAAACCGAAATGATTATAAGAAGCGAAAACAATGCTAAATCCCCATAAGTCAGCCTCTTAATGAGAGTTTTCCTGCTCAAATTCCTCTTTCAGGTTGTCCGTTATATAGGTTGTGTTATCGCTAAATATCAGAAATGCTTTAAGATTATGTTTTTTTATAAATTCAAGCCCCTTTTCTTTTCCCATCACAAAGACGGCGTTATCAAGGGAGTCTGTAACGAAACCCTCTGGGTTAACGATGGTTACACTTTGAAATTCCGGTGCCGGAAGCCCAGTTTGAGGCATTAATATGTGATGGTAACGATGTCCATTCTCAATAAAAAAACGTTCATAATCGCCTGCGGTTGATACGGCTTGGTCTTTAAGTTTAAGGATTCCCACAAGGTCTGATGGTGTCCCGCGAGGATTACGAATACCTATAAACCAAGGGCTGCCATCTAGCTTTGAGCCAAAAGTTTTAATATCTCCGGCTATTGCTGCAATCCCTGAGCGTATTCCCATTGACTTAAGCAGCTCTACAATTTTATCAGCCGTATAACCTTTAGCATTGCCACCAAAGTCAAGCATCATACCCTTTTGTTTAAGCATAACGGAGGAGTCCGCCTCATTTACCTCAATGTTTTTATAATTAACCAATGGAATTCGTTTTTTTAATTCATCGTCAGAGGGTTTAACAGCCTTAGCAAAATCCCATAACACCATAAATGCACCTACTGAAGCATCAAAAGCCCCTCCGGTTAACTCAGAAATTTCCACAGTTTTCTTCACTAACTCAAAGGTATCCTTTGACACCCGTACGGGTTTAATGCCGGCATTTTTATTAATCAGGGAGATGTCGCTATCCGGCAAAAAGAAACTAAATTGATGGTCGTAGTAATCAATTTTTCTAAACGCTGTATCTATGGCTTTCTCCGCTTTCTCTTGACTATCTGAGACAACCGTAATAGTAATGGCAGTATCCATTGCGATTTTTGTTTTTTTATACACTTGTGCCCCGCTATGATACTTCTGCTTGACAAAAACAAACAGAGCGGCTAAAGCCGTTGTCGCCAAAAGCGCCAAAAGAATTTTTAATACGAGTTTCAATCTGGTCTCCTTATTGAATTATACACTAACAGCCTGTGATGATGTACATTGATAATAGCGATAAGCACATGTAGTTTTGAAATAGTTTTTACATTTTATTAGGAAAGAAAAGTTACCGGCCTCTTGTTCAGTCAGCCGGAGAAGCATGTGGATTTACACGTAGGTAAGCCAGTGCCCGTACTTGCTGAGCTTTCCTTTTACTGTATCAAAATAAAGAGATTGCAGCTTTTTTGTGATTTCACCGGGGCAGCCGCGCCCTATCTTGCGGTTGTCAACCTCGCGGATTGGAGTTATCTCTGAAGCGGTGCCGGTAAAGAAAGCCTCCTCCGCTATATATAACTCATCTCTGGTAAATCTGGCCTCTACAATTTCTATGTTTTCATCTTTGGCCATTTTCATAATGGTGTCTCTTGTGATTCCCTCTAAAATAGATGTAAGCGGGGTTGTTTTAATCAAGCCGTTTCTAACCACAAATATGTTCTCGGCAGAGCCCTCAGACACGTATCCCTCAGTGTCCAGAAGCAGAGCCTCTTCGTAACCCATTGAAATTGCCTCTTTTTTGGCTAGCTGGCTGTTTACGTAATATCCGCTCACTTTTGCCCTTGTCATATTAGAGTTAACATGGCTTCTTATGTAGGACGACACTTTTATGGAAATCCCCTTTGTCAGACCCTCTTCGCCAAGGTACTTGCCCCACGGCCACGCAGCTATCGCCACACTTATCGGATTGCCCTTAGGATACAACCCCATCATGCCATAGCCAATATATACAAAAGGTCTTATATAACCCTCATCCAGCTTGTTAACTTTCACAACATCAATTATCGCCTGTTCAATCTCCTCAGGTCTATACGGAATCTCTATCTGACAGATGTGCGAGGAATCATAAAGGCGCTGAACATGCTCTTTTAATCTGAATATGGCTGGCCCTTTGTCTGTTTTGTAACACCGGATTCCCTCAAAAACCCCAAGCCCGTAGTGCAAGGTATGAGTCAGTATGTGAACATTGGCATCGTCCCATTTTACGAACTTGCCGTCCATCCAAATCTTATCAGTCTTACTAATCACAGCATCTTTTTATACCAGCATTTGATATAGTTTGTCAAGTCCATGTATTGGAAAAAAAAAGAGGGTTTTTGTACAGCAACCCTCTTTTTTTATGACTATGTTGTTAAGGTAAACTTACTTATCAATTTTCCTTATGTTAGCGTTTAAATGGCACTTATTACAGAAATTATCCGGCTCAATGTGACAGGCAAGACACTCATCAAGCTTAGCCTTTCCGGTAATAATGTAAGTGTCATGTGTGTAGCGCCATTCATTTGGCGGCATATGGTAGTCAGGCGCAGGAATGTCTTTATTTACCTCAAGACCAAGTACCTCATTATAAGGCTTGTCAACAGAGACTTTAGGAGCGCCGACATATTCGTGGCACTTGTTACAAAAGTTTTTTGGCTCTGTGTGACAGGGCAGACAAGCATTTTGCGGAATCTGCCCTGATTTAAGCAGATTCATATGATTTTTTCTTACATTGGAGGTTGGAACATGGTACCACGGCAAAAGATTAACATTCGCAGGCACCGTAAGGGCATACTCACCAGCGCCGTTAGCGGCAGGCGGCTCCTGTTTGGAGCAAGCGGAAATCGCAAACATTGCCGCCAATATGGCAAATAACAGAATTATCTTCATTGAGCTTTTCATCTATATGCCCTCCTTCGCTCCAAGCACTATGGCCCGTCCCACAAGTTGGTGAATTCCACCTACCTCCTCCATGGCTATACCATAGGTGGGAAACATTTTACTCAGCTGTGCCTTACATATGGCACAAATCAGGGCTACAAAGTTTACACCCTTTTCACGCTTGGCATACGAATATGCCTGCATACGAGGAATGGCGCCCTTAACTCTGGTAGCTATCATATCGTCGCCCAAAAGTCCCTGACCGGCACCGCAACAGAACGTCCTTTCCTTAATTGTATTCTCCGGCATATCTTCAAAGCGATTACACACACCGCGTATTACTCCACGTGGGATTTCAAACTGACCATACTTTGTGCCGCCCATCTCAAGCCCTCTTGCTACCTGACATGAGTCGTGCATTGTGACCACAAACTCATCGTTTGCCGTCTTGTCAATTTTTAAGGCCCCGCGGTTTAGCAAATCCAAAGTAAACTCGCATATATGCTGAGGACGAGGATATCTGGAATCAAGCCAGTCAAACGGACCAAACATCGTGTTACTGTATGAGGAGAGCACTCTCCACATGTGGCCGCACTCGCCGCCGATTACCCGTTTTACTTTCAAATCACGGGCTGCCTCCCAGATACGTTTATTAATCTTTTTCATATTTCCATAGTTATGCACAAACATGCCAAAATTGCCGCCCTCTGAGGCATGTGTGCTCATAGTCCAGCTAATACCGGCCTGATGAAACACCTTTGCATAGCCATACAGTGATTCTATGTGAGGGGATGCAAAGAAGTCGGCAGAAGGAGTAACAAACAGCACGTCCGCTCCTTCTTCATCTATCGGTATCCTTATGTCAGGAATCTCAGTTGTCTCCTGCAGCTCATCCTGCACAAATTCAAGCGCATTAACAATTGCATTTTGCTGCATACCAAGGTTGTTTCCAATGTTTTGGGCTTTGTCAATAATCTCATGCATGTACTTTTGCACAAGCCCCACACTGTTTAGAATCTCTCTTGCCGCCATTGTGATTTCAGCCGTATCGATACCAGAAGGGCAAAATACCGCACACCGCCTGCACTCCGAACACTGATAAAAATACGTGTACCACATGGCAAGCAACTCTTCACTTAAGTCGGAGCCGTTAACAAATTTGCTCCCAAGCAGCTTTCCCTGCCATGTGAAATATCTGCGATACACTTTCCGCATTAACTCGGCACGAGCCACAGGCATGTTGTTTGGGTCAGCGGTTCCTATAAAGTAGTGGCATTTATCTGTACACGCTCCGCACCGTACACATATATCTAAGAAAAGTTTGACTGAGCGGTACTTTTTCAAAATCTCGTCCATCTTTTTCAGAAAGACTTCTTTCCAGTTTGGAACTAGGCCGCCAATGGGATACCCTAACCTCTGAAGAGGTTCTATCGCCGTTAGGAGCTGTGGTTTCACATCTATGAAAGAATTCGGCTTTATGCACGGAACTTTTATTTCGCCAGTTAACTCTACTGGCTTTTCTTTTATCTTGACATATTTAATCAGCGCCTGAACACGTGCATTGGCATCATTTGCGTCTCCCTGAGCGCTGCTGTCGGTAGTTTTATCATCAGCCATTATATGTTTTAACCTCCTTTAAGAATTATCCCAGGGATTGACGTGTTTGACGTCTCTTGGGTTGTTAACCATGTTCCTTGTCGGGCTGAAGAAGTAACCGGCAGAGTGCATCAACTTGCTGAACGGGAAATACATAAGTAAAAAGCAGACGAGGCTTAGGTGACACATAAAGACAAC
Coding sequences:
- a CDS encoding (Fe-S)-binding protein, yielding MADDKTTDSSAQGDANDANARVQALIKYVKIKEKPVELTGEIKVPCIKPNSFIDVKPQLLTAIEPLQRLGYPIGGLVPNWKEVFLKKMDEILKKYRSVKLFLDICVRCGACTDKCHYFIGTADPNNMPVARAELMRKVYRRYFTWQGKLLGSKFVNGSDLSEELLAMWYTYFYQCSECRRCAVFCPSGIDTAEITMAAREILNSVGLVQKYMHEIIDKAQNIGNNLGMQQNAIVNALEFVQDELQETTEIPDIRIPIDEEGADVLFVTPSADFFASPHIESLYGYAKVFHQAGISWTMSTHASEGGNFGMFVHNYGNMKKINKRIWEAARDLKVKRVIGGECGHMWRVLSSYSNTMFGPFDWLDSRYPRPQHICEFTLDLLNRGALKIDKTANDEFVVTMHDSCQVARGLEMGGTKYGQFEIPRGVIRGVCNRFEDMPENTIKERTFCCGAGQGLLGDDMIATRVKGAIPRMQAYSYAKREKGVNFVALICAICKAQLSKMFPTYGIAMEEVGGIHQLVGRAIVLGAKEGI